Within Conger conger chromosome 3, fConCon1.1, whole genome shotgun sequence, the genomic segment CGCACGGTTGCTAAGGAACGCTGGGTGAAAGTaaatctcccttcctctccctccccccccagcgATGCTGCGTTTACCCGCCGTGCTGAAGCAGATGCGCCCTGCATGCCACGCCCTGGCCCCCCGCCTCACCCGCTGCTACGCCAAGGACGTGAAGTTCGGGGCCGACGCCCGCGCGCTGATGCTGCAGGGCGTGGACCTGCTGGCTGATGCCGTCGCCGTCACCATGGGACCCAAGGtactggggggcgggggggcgttGGACGGGGAAGCAGGCAGTGAGGCCCTTTCAATGCCTGAAGGCTTCTCGgttgatattttttttactttccatAACGTTAATTCTTCCAGCCAACTCGGGATGCATTTGGTACTGAAATCCATGCCCTCATCCCCTCCCAAGTTGTAAATCATAGCTCTGTCGCATCAAGACTGAGGACTTCTTTCAGGAAGCCCAGGGGTGTCCCAATACACAAAAGGTgtatcctcctctcctccgctcATCTCCTACTGTTATGCGGAAGTATGGGGGGAgaagatgagtggaggaaaggtggatattcttttgctttttttgagTGTGAATTTCTTTCAGCAGGCCATGgtccatcttttttttttttttttttttttttttgtattttcagggTTCCAGACTAACCTTTCCACTGGTAGAACTGGTGCTACCAACTTTCCCAGTTGGTCGCACCAGCATATGATTTGGTCGCACCTTTTTTCTTTGTACAGCATGGTATTAATCAATGACCTTGATGAATAGTTGCATACCCTAGTTTTGCATTGATGTAAAGATTGACAGTGACTCCAGACTTgttatttacaaaatattttaatctgaacataactgaacataacaaaacataacaaacataaaagcaaagcaTAACAGCTTTGCTTAGCATAACACTGTATTGTTAAACATTGTATGCTTCTTACGTCATTTACATAgttacagaactgtccgatcacgccgaatcactgatagaaacaagatgaattaatgacgattcagaaaatgtataacttttaaagatttaaataaatcctatggtgggacttttgccatttatggacggtacgacagaaaattccggtgccgtcgaacttaatcgaatgcttttatttatatcgttcgaatgaccaagtgccgttaaaaagcaaattgtatggctttgtgctattcgcgtatgctagctacatcatgctaacatcgtacagggaccagtaaaggcttattagaacacactagcacttagttattgtaagtttgatcacctctactgtgaagtaaaaacgtggacaaattacgttttgtgtgagaaatctattggcgaactcacgtgcacacacagcggtctacattctaaagctccactttgccctccctactaacAGCATAACTTATTAGCTGCAGCATTCATACGTGAACTGAACACTGCCAaacattgaatgttttggaCCCACAAGATTAATGAACAGTTTTTATCCCAAGGCCATCACCACACTGAACTCTGAATTTTGTGGTATCCCAATGTCAATAAAGGAAATCTGAATCTAAATTCACCCGTTCGTACCGCAACCACGGGTACTGCGTTAGCCATTGTGTTCGaaagcaatacttttttttttcttcagtcgcACCCTGCTTCCACCTGCACTCTTCTCCCTGCTGCCTGCACTCTCATCATCAGTTGTCTGATTCGGGACATATTgttggctctccctctccaccagcctccttctctctctcctcactttgttttttaaaataatctgtaatttttttttattgtttgtttcgCGCCTTTTGTCTTCAGCGCCGCTACGTGCACGCGCACTAATGATGAAGGTACAGGCAGTAAGAGTGCAGGTAGGGAGAGAGCGACTGAGccagtgaagaagaaaaagtaCTATTTTCAACCACAATGGCTAACGCAGTACCCGTGTGATATTCGCTGCCGGAGCGGCACCAAAACACCGGTGATCATCATGCACTCGCACTAATGCGACCACGTGAAATTGTAGCTCGCACACTCTCAAAAAATGGTCGCgtatttttattctttctcaTTCACTGGTCAAGccagttttgggtatttgtgtCTGCAAGTGTGTCCCGCCCCCCTCCTGAATGTCCAATCGGATCCCCCGCAGGGTCGCACGGTCATCATCGAGCAGAGCTGGGGCAGCCCCAAGGTGACCAAAGATGGTGTGACGGTGGCCAAGAGCATCGACCTGAAGGACCGCTACAAGAACATCGGGGCCAAGCTGGTGCAGGACGTGGCCAACAACACCAACGAGGAGGCCGGCGACGGGACCACCACGGCGACCGTCCTCGCCCGCGCCATCGCCAAGGAAGGGTTCGACTCCATCAGCAAGGGCGCCAACCCCGTGGAGATCCGCAGGGGCGTCATGCTGGCGGTGGAAACCGTCATCGGCGAGCTGAAGAGGCTCTCCAGGCCCGTCACCACGCCCGAGGAGATCGCACAGgtgcggggaggagggggaactCGCGTGTGTGCGGTCCGGGGATCGGGGTCCTAACGAGGCCGCTACACTTTGTGTTGCCGTTGTGATATTAAATAAAGCGTTGTCATGCAGTTTGAGTTTTAAGATAGACTACGAAATCTGGATTATTTGAtatggtttctttttttaacttaagTCATTCTGCGTTTCATGAAATAAGGACTGGTTGGAAGTTTCAATATGTTTCAATACGTGCTTGTTTGAGCATTGGTTTTTTAGGCCCCCATGTTCTTGCCCAGGGAGTTGTGGCTCTGGTTTGAGGTGGAGTGGAACTGAATGGCCTCCTTTTCCTGTCTCTGTTGCTCCTCATCAGGTGGCCACCATCTCTGCTAACGGCGACGCCGAGATCGGCACTATCATCTCCGACGCCATGAAGAAAGTGGGGCGGAAGGGGGTGATCACCGTGAAGGTGGGTTTCTTTTGAGTGAATGGAGGCTCATCCCGGGTCCAATATGtgactgttttggattcaaatacttttattcgctttactgagcttgtctggtgtattggaacctatgaagtgCTCTCAAGGAGTgtaaaccccgccttctggacctcttggttggctccgttgcaccaggcaagatcaatcgagcatagaaaagtatttgaatccctgACTGAAAGTCCTTTAATCACAGACAGTACTTGTGTTATGGTATGGAGGACTAGCCTTGAActggaattaaaatgttttctgagcTCATAAACAATCTTCGCCGCTGCCTGGTCTGATTCTAGGACGGGAAAACCCTGCACGACGAGCTGGAGATCATTGAGGGAATGAAGTTCGACCGCGGCTACATCTCCCCCTATTTCATCAACACCGCCAAAGGTGAGGCCTCGTCCTCGCCCCCCGCCTTCAACCCTCACTTGACCCGTGACTCTCAGCTgacccccctgacccctgacctctgacctctcccctcCGCAGGTCAGAAGTGCGAGTTCCAGGACGCCTACCTCCTCCTGAGCGAGAAGAAGATCTCCAGCGTGCAGAGCATTGTCCCCGCACTGGAGATCGCCAACCAGCACCGCAAGCCGCTGGTCATCGTGGCCGAGGACGTGGACGGAGAGGCCCTCAGCACGCTGGTCCTGAACAGGTCTGTCCGCCTTACCCTCCGCAACGGGTCTGTCCGCCTTACCCTCCTCAACGGGTCTGTCCGCCTTACCCTCCGCAACGGGTCTGTCCGCCTTACCCTCCTCTCAGGATCATTTAGCTCGTTTATGGGACAAGTTGAACCTTCAGGGCAGGAATGCGTAACTGTAAACCATAACTACCGCTGAAGGAAGCAATGGCTATTTGTGTGTCCGGACTAAAAATAGGCTTCCTTTGTTTGAAGTGGGATGacagtggtgtgagtgtgtgagtgtgtgagtgtgtgagtgtgtgagtgtgtgagtgtgtgagtgtgtgagtgtgtgagtgtgtgagggaactAACTTTACTGGCTGTACTCCATCTCCAGGCTGAAAGTGGGGCTGCAGGTTGTCGCAGTGAAGGCTCCAGGGTTTGGGGACAACAGGAAAAACCAGCTGCATGACATGGCCATCGCCACTGGGGGTGCTGTGAGTACAGATTTATACATTACTCTAGTGTGGCTCTGTCCCAGGGGGCTGTataacaaagcaggattactgagttcagCTGGATCGCTGCAGTGAGTAAAACATGGAAtctgcccaaatctggaacatggactctTCTGGGTTTTATCcatctaactcagtaatcctgctttgtaaaaGTCTTAATTGTTTACAGATCTTAAAATTGGAGCCGGTGTGTTGCATTGCAGAAAGGGCTAATGTCTTAAAATCAGAATAATTCTAAATCAGGACTGTAATTTGAGTGCACACGTTTTGGAACCAGTAACATTGTGAATGTTGGACAGGTCAGTGGAGACAGATTGTGTGTAGCCAGAGAATAAAACGTCTGGCTCCAGGAGATTGCATGAGAGAGTTAAGTAGTTTGTTGTTGATCGAGAAACTTAATGGATGTTTGCACAGCCAAATGAACTGCAGAAATACCATTCTTCAACATGGCTACCTGGATAACTTCTCATAGCAACCACAACCCAGGACTGATCCACTGATGGCATACTAGCCAGCCTATTAGCGTCAATGCACATCACAATGCAAATCGGCCATTAGTGGGGGAAAATACCAAGAGATTCAGGAAACCTTACTGGAAAATATAATCTATACAATTATGGGTGgggaaaaatgcaaatgaagtgCATTGAGGGGCACTTAACTTAACTGACCTGTAGAATATTATAGCCCTGATGGACTATGACCTGTTTCTGTTCACCAGAACGATCCCATTCCACCACAAGTGATGCGGTGTGAGGCTTAGCTTATCATTAGTTAGTTATTTAACTGACTGTCTTTATCCAAAGAtaaatccccccctggagcgatgTTGGGCTTTGCTCAAGGATCCAACAGCTGCACTTAGCTTATAGTGGCCACACTGTTGGAAATTAACTTGGGCCAACCAACCTTCCACCTTAGctactaagctacaggctgccccattttatcatttaatgGCGAAGGGGGTGCTTTTGGTTTTCCCAGGAACTCTCTGACGTCACCATTCATTCAGAAAGCCGTTTGTGACGGTCACTGTGTGTGACGCGCGGGtgatttcccagcatgccccgGGCTGAcgggtctctccctctccctctccctccctccctctccctctccctccctccctctctctctctccctctccctccctctctctctctccctctccctctccctctctctctctccgcaggtGTTTGGGGACGAGGCGGTGGGCCTGGCCCTGGAGGACATCCAGGCGCACGATTTCGGGAAGGTGGGCGAGGTGGTGGTAACCAAGGACGACACGATGCTGCTGAAGGGGCGGGGCGAGGTGGCCGCGGTGGAGAAGCGCATGGCGGAGATCGCCGAGCAGCTGGATACGACCACCAGCGACTACGAGAAGGAGAAGCTCAACGAGCGGCTCGCCAAGCTGTCCGACGGCGTGGCGGTGCtcaaggtcaggggtcaggggtcaggggtcacatgGGGGGGTGGGCAAGTTCTGCCGTCTGTCTGTACCATATAGCCGAGGCCCTCGAGGTCCAAGGACTGCTGGTTtgccaccctccctttacctgggagtcgggtgtgaagacagtctggccaatcggtagaactaattgttcagcgaattacctgggaggaaacGAAACCAGGGCCAAATTCGGTTTTCAAGGTCCAGGTTTGACGATAGCTGACGATAGAAGTAATTGGGAAGCTAGCCTGTTCTGCGCACGTTTGAGAGCAAAACCGCTTACTGCCCGTTGAATTCAATGTAGAAAAACCAAGGAGATTTAGCAACCTCATCTGTTCCTCGGGCTCACTGACAGTGGTCTGTTCCTCGGGCTCACTGACGGAGGGTCTGTTCCTCGGGGGCTCACTGACGGAGGGTCTGTTCCTCGGGCTCACTGACAGCGGGTCTGTTCCTCGGGGGCTCACTGACGGAGGGTCTGTTCCTCGGGCTCACTGACAGCGGGTCTGTTCCTCGGGGGCTCACTGACGGAGGGTCTGTTCCTCGGGGCTCACTGACAGCGGGTCTGTTCCTCGGGGGCTCACTGACGGGCGGGTCTGTTCCTCGGGCTCACTGACAGTGGTCTGTTCCTCGGGGCTCACTGACGGAGGGTCTGTTCCTCGGGCTCACTGACAGCGGGTCTGTTCCTCGGGGGCTCACTGACGGAGGGTCTGTTCCTCGGGGCTCACTGACAGCGGGTCTGTTCCTCGGGGGCTCACTGACGGGCGGGTCTGTTCCTCGGGCTCACTGACAGTGGTCTGTTCCTCGGGCTCACTGACGCCGGGTCTGTTCCTCGGGCAGGTCGGGGGCACGAGTGACGTGGAGGTGAACGAGAAGAAGGACCGGGTGACGGACGCGCTGAACGCCACGCGCGCCGCGGTGGAGGAGGGCATCGTGCCGGGAGGCGGCTGCGCTCTCCTGCGCTGCATCCCCGCGCTGGACGCCATCACGCCCGCCAACTCCGACCAGAAGACCGGTGAGCGCTCACGCCCCGGTACCGCTGTCCCTCTGGGTCCCGCACGACCGGTACCGACCGCACCCGATCACAGTGCGGGTTTTTGGTGCTTCGCGCTTCAGTAGCTAGCGGTACGCTCAACCTGTCGATCTGGGTTAGTGACGGCGGGTACCGTTAGcgagacgcctaacccccaattgctcccgacgagctggctgctgccttgcatggcagccaatcgccgtcagtgtgcgagtgtgtgtgtgtgagtgagtgagtgtgtgtatgaatgggtgaatgagaagcagcagttgtacggcgctttggataaacgtgCTTCAGTGGCTAACGGTAGACTTGCTCTGTTGACTCTGATGGCAGGTACCGTTACCATAGCTACTGTTAAACTCAGTCAAAATGGCAAAAGCAAAACCGTATGAATTATAAGTataatgtacaacaaagtgttcAAAGTGtcctttaatttaaaaaataataataattcttcacTCATCCTTTGCTCTGTATTTTAAAGAAGTGACTCTGGCGCCATTTACATGATCCTTAAAGGTATCGTTTTAGTGCCTAAATCAACAAATCCTAAAGCATCCCTGTCCCCCTCAACTACACATCGTACTCACATGCCCCTCTCTGCCACAAAGAGTCTTTTCTTTGCTAGCCTGGGACGAGTGGAGCTCCTGAGCTGGGGTGTAAGTTTGTGATTTTTGTCCCTCctcccgtcccgtcccgtcccgtcccgtccccCCCAGGCATCGACATCATCCGGCGGTCGCTGCGCATCCCGGCGATGACCATCGCCAAGAACGCGGGCGTGGAGGGCTCGCTGGTGGTGGAGAAGATCCTGCAGGGCGGCATGGACCTGGGCTACGACGCCATGCAGGGGGAGTACGTGGACATGGTGGCCAAGGGCATCATCGACCCCACCAAGGTACGCCAAGAATGACGGGTCCCGACACGTCCCGGTTACCTCTGAGACACTCTGATCGCTGAGCCGGGCCGTGTGCGTGAGCAGCTTAACCTCGTACTGAGAATGCATGCAGGGAGAGTCCGTGGACACGGGGAGATGTAGAAGAACTGGAGTCGTGTTTTATGTGTTCCTCTGGGAGCTGCTGAATGGGGCGAAAAGCCAATTCGTGGAGGCTACCGTGTTTGACTGTGGGGCGTTTTTGGAGAAAGAAAGCGGCCCGTGGAtagtaattagttcagtgtgaaCAAGTTTTAGAATTTAGAAGTGTTGTCCAAAATAGTTTCAGGGATCAGGATGAGCAGTGTTTGAGGCTAAACCTCTGAAAAGGAATACGTGTGGCAATGGAGTGATTCATTTTTCGAAATGGAGGTCACAGTTGTATCCACGTCCTGCCCAAGGTACGACCAATGGACCAGAGTCCAGATGCGTCCCAgtgccactgagccacactgatcGCTGGTGAAGGTTGAATATATGAGCAGCatttccctctctacgtgcacctggcggtcgagctgcacgttcacgcctgttttccgttctggttcctcagtggtggaatgacttgcctaccactgtcagaacagcagaatccctccccctatttcgacgcagactcaaaacccaccttttcaaactctaccttagtcctccctcctgatttcccctgcccctcctttctgatatccctatccttgtctaacccccctcccaaaaaaataaataaataaataaatgcacttctgatgacaactatgtttagaacagcatttcctgtgtattttgctagtttctggatgtgatgctctgacttatggtagaacctatgcacttgtaagtcgctttggattaaaagcgtctgccaaatgactaaaatgtaaatgtaatgtaatttgagaCTTAACCTCTTATACTTGTGGCAACGCGGTGAAGAATTCTTCAAGATGGAGGCTGGAGTTGTATCCGTGTACCCCCCTCCGATCTACAACTCCACGAGCAAATGTTTAGGGCACTGCTATGATGTCTGCTTTTGGCTACGGTTACGTTGATCTGGCCAATTAACATCGAAGAACGACAGAAAGCAGAGTGCTGTGTCTTGGTTAACgctctctggcgccccctgcaggtcgtGAGGACCGCACTGCTGGACGCGGCGGGCGTGGCTTCCCTGCTCTCCACAGCCGAGGCCGTCGTCACGGAGATCccgaaggaggagaaggaggcgggAATGCCGGGCGGAATGGGGGGAATGGGCGGCATGGGCGGAATGGGCGGGGGCATGTtctaagccccgccccctctcggGAACCCTCTGCCAGACTTAAtgtgggggtgggcgggggccAGGTggggcccccgccccctcccccccccccctcgaaaCCGCTGGACTCCGATAGCAAGTTTGTCGAAGTGGAGGAAGATGCAAGCGACCCCCACCACCTCTGGCCTGGCCTTAACCCCCCCTTTTCCTAAATACCTGAAGACTGTGACCCAGGCCTACCTGTGCCCCACTCCCcaaattaacccccccccccccccccccccataatcctactgtctcacacagacgcaTGGAGACGGCACTCTGTTTGCTTGGGCAGTGATGTTATCTTGCTGTTCGTAGGCACTGGAGGTCCCACAAGCGTCGAAAATGTACAAGTTCTGATTTCTATAATTTTAGTTTCTGTTTTCATGGAATTGGTTGTTCTGGTGAGTTTTGGGAAGTGTTAACCTCATTTGTCAGAGCACTaaatgcagtatgtgtgtgcgcgtagtATTCCCTTTTGCTACACCAAGCCTTGTTTAAGATTTGGGGTGGAGCTGCCAAGCACAGCTAGCCTCAACGGCCAGAAGGATTTTTACAGATCAGAGAGTTGTTCTTGTAGCCAAACTTCATTCCAGGTCCcaggataattaattaatctcatgatcatgttcctttttttatacatgtatattatgttttgttttgtattaccCTCTGTTGTCCCAATTTTCAGTTGTCCGGTACTTGCAATTCCGGCTGAGAATCtattaaatatgtttaattgcTTGTCTGTTGGCATGGTTGGTGATGATTGTGTCCAAAACCTGGGATTTGTCATCGGCAACACCAGAAgctctaaataaaataaaaaaagattagttTGATCTCACTTCATTTAGATATTGGCCGAGAAGGCAAGGAACTCCTTTACTGTTAAAGTGCGTTTTCCCTGCTGTACAACTATGGAGCTGTTGTGGTGTGCGGGTCACTGACATCTCGACGCCCACAACTGCAAGGACGAACGTCTAATTTTAGCCGTTTCTTTGCTTACCAAATTAGCAAGGGTAAAAGCGCAGGGAACAGTGGTTACCCTCGTATGTTCGTTGTCCTGAAATTTTAAGCTCGCCATTTCAAATTGAATAAAAATCTGCTGGTCTTCAGCATTTATGAGGAAAATTTTGACCTCAGAAAAGGAAATTTACcctgtgtgctttttttttttgttgttgaatgcTTCCCCCTTTTCTCTACGGTCATATTTTAAGAAAATGGAACGTTGCCGCAACTTCCGTTACAGATTCGGGAGATACAAACACGTGATGCCAGCTGCCAAGGGCAACCGCGATTGCCAGACCGGCCACCAGAGGGCGGCGAGTCTTGTACGgatattgaaagaaaaaaaagccccaCGTTTGTTTACTGAACTCCACCACCTGATGTCACCATTTGGCTTATCTTATCCAAGCAGGTAACATTATTAGTGAAATTAGCTGGTGTcgcgcacggtaggagcaaatacctgcagccAATGCGGGTAGCGCGGGAATACATTATATTGCCGCAGCTGAAGCTGTTTTAgggaggagggcggggcctGGGTGGGGAATTTGAGTGGTGAACCTCCCTTTGCGCAGTGATTTGAATCAGTCATATCAAAGCGAGCTCTGTGAAAACCACCATCGGCTGCCAAGTATTGCGTTGTGCCTGATCTTTATTATGTCCGTGACAACAGTATAATGAAAAGCgtatgttttggggtttttttgtgtatAAATGTTTGCTTCTGCCCCAACCAGTGACACATGACATCGTCCACAGCGATGGCGTTTGTTTCTACGATGCATTGTCCTTCGCAAATACACAGCGGTGGCGATTCAACGTTAACTTTGTTTTATACAGTGTAGtataattactgtaaaatgtatttaataaaatcGAATGTTCTGAAGAATGGGTGTAGTGCTTTATGACTTTGACCAGTCGTCGGTCGGGTGTGACTGCATTCTCTTcctcaaaacattttaaatatgtatcgCTTCATTTAACTTTACCTTTCAGTCTGGTGTTCCACTTGCCGTTAAGAGCATTGTTTATTTGGCTTTTACCATCTTCTAAGTGAGCAAATGCAAGTGGGAACTCCATTATAAAACAACAGACTAACTTAAATGTACTGGCACATTCACtattttcagtaaaatgtaTAGCTTACCAGACGACT encodes:
- the hspd1 gene encoding 60 kDa heat shock protein, mitochondrial: MLRLPAVLKQMRPACHALAPRLTRCYAKDVKFGADARALMLQGVDLLADAVAVTMGPKGRTVIIEQSWGSPKVTKDGVTVAKSIDLKDRYKNIGAKLVQDVANNTNEEAGDGTTTATVLARAIAKEGFDSISKGANPVEIRRGVMLAVETVIGELKRLSRPVTTPEEIAQVATISANGDAEIGTIISDAMKKVGRKGVITVKDGKTLHDELEIIEGMKFDRGYISPYFINTAKGQKCEFQDAYLLLSEKKISSVQSIVPALEIANQHRKPLVIVAEDVDGEALSTLVLNRLKVGLQVVAVKAPGFGDNRKNQLHDMAIATGGAVFGDEAVGLALEDIQAHDFGKVGEVVVTKDDTMLLKGRGEVAAVEKRMAEIAEQLDTTTSDYEKEKLNERLAKLSDGVAVLKVGGTSDVEVNEKKDRVTDALNATRAAVEEGIVPGGGCALLRCIPALDAITPANSDQKTGIDIIRRSLRIPAMTIAKNAGVEGSLVVEKILQGGMDLGYDAMQGEYVDMVAKGIIDPTKVVRTALLDAAGVASLLSTAEAVVTEIPKEEKEAGMPGGMGGMGGMGGMGGGMF